The following is a genomic window from Trachemys scripta elegans isolate TJP31775 chromosome 16, CAS_Tse_1.0, whole genome shotgun sequence.
ggtgcctaattaaaatcagtgggagttaggcgcctaagtcCCATTAAGGAGCTGGGCCCTGGTGCTTTTTGTGTTTTGAGAAATATGCAAATAGATCACAGGGCTGGAGATTTCCCACCAATTGCAAACTCTGCCGTTGTGTGGTCGGCCAGTGTCCATCTGGGAATCTGGGATAGAGCAGTTTGGTGCAGGGGATAGAGCAGTTTACTGGGACTCAGTGATTTGGCCAATAGCCTCCTCAGTAACCCTGGCCCAGACACGCCACTGCTCTgtgcccaggggcggctctaggcaccagcaaagcaagcacctgcttggggcagcctatttgcaggggcggcagggatccagcacgggagctgagaaccaacagggggccctgggagctgtagttccttggttagctccctgcctatagagccagccctggagcagggaaagaactacatttcccagcattcccttggccactaccaacaggaaagagggggagggagtgaggtagctgagacctcatgctgcagcctNNNNNNNNNNNNNNNNNNNNNNNNNNNNNNNNNNNNNNNNNNNNNNNNNNNNNNNNNNNNNNNNNNNNNNNNNNNNNNNNNNNNNNNNNNNNNNNNNNNNNNNNNNNNNNNNNNNNNNNNNNNNNNNNNNNNNNNNNNNNNNNNNNNNNNNNNNNNNNNNNNNNNNNNNNNNNNNNNNNNNNNNNNNNNNNNNNNNNNNNNNNNNNNNNNNNNNNNNNNNNNNNNNNNNNNNNNNNNNNNNNNNNNNNNNNNNNNNNNNNNNNNNNNNNNNNNNNNNNNNNNNNNNNNNNNNNNNNNNNNNNNNNNNNNNNNNNNNNNNNNNNNNNNNNNNNNNNNNNNNNNNNNNNNNNNNNNNNNNNNNNNNNNNNNNNNNNNNNNNNNNNNNNNNNNNNNNNNNNNNNNNNNNNNNNNNNNNNNNNNNNNNNNNNNNNNNNNNNNNNNNNNNNNNNNNNNNNNNNNNNNNNNNNNNNNNNNNNNNNNNNNNNNNNNNNNNNNNNNNNNNNNNNNNNNNNNNNNNNNNNNNNNNNNNNNNNNNNNNNNNNNNNNNNNNNNNNNNNNNNNNNNNNNNNNNNNNNNNNNNNNNNNNNNNNNNNNNNNNNNNNNNNNNNNNNNNNNNNNNNNNNNNNNNNNNNNNNNNNNNNNNNNNNNNNNNNNNNNNNNNNNNNNNNNNNNNNNNNNNNNNNNNNNNNNNNNNNNNNNNNNNNNNNNNNNNNNNNNNNNNNNNNNNNNNNNNNNNNNNNNNNNNNNNNNNNNNNNNNNNNNNNNNNNNNNNNNNNNNNNNNNNNNNNNNNNNNNNNNNNNNNNNNNNNNNNNNNNNNNNNNNNNNNNNNNNNNNNNNNNNNNNNNNNNNNNNNNNNNNNNNNNNNNNNNNNNNNNNNNNNNNNNNNNNNNNNNNNNNNNNNNNNNNNNNNNNNNNNNNNNNNNNNNNNNNNNNNNNNNNNNNNNNNNNNNNNNNNNNNNNNNNNNNNNNNNNNNNNNNNNNNNNNNNNNNNNNNNNNNNNNNNNNNNNNNNNNNNNNNNNNNNNNNNNNNNNNNNNNNNNNNNNNNNNNNNNNNNNNNNNNNNNNNNNNNNNNNNNNNNNNNNNNNNNNNNNNNNNNNNNNNNNNNNNNNNNNNNNNNNNNNNNNNNNNNNNNNNNNNNNNNNNNNNNNNNNNNNNNNNNNNNNNNNNNNNNNNNNNNNNNNNNNNNNNNNNNNNNNNNNNNNNNNNNNNNNNNNNNNNNNNNNNNNNNNNNNNNNNNNNNNNNNNNNNNNNNNNNNNNNNNNNNNNNNNNNNNNNNNNNNNNNNNNNNNNNNNNNNNNNNNNNNNNNNNNNNNNNNNNNNNNNNNNNNNNNNNNNNNNNNNNNNNNNNNNNNNNNNNNNNNNNNNNNNNNNNNNNNNNNNNNNNNNNNNNNNNNNNNNNNNNNNNNNNNNNNNNNNNNNNNNNNNNNNNNNNNNNNNNNNNNNNNNNNNNNNNNNNNNNNNNNNNNNNNNNNNNNNNNNNNNNNNNNNNNNNNNNNNNNNNNNNNNNNNNNNNNNNNNNNNNNNNNNNNNNNNNNNNNNNNNNNNNNNNNNNNNNNNNNNNNNNNNNNNNNNNNNNNNNNNNNNNNNNNNNNNNNNNNNNNNNNNNNNNNNNNNNNNNNNNNNNNNNNNNNNNNNNNNNNNNNNNNNNNNNNNNNNNNNNNNNNNNNNNNNNNNNNNNNNNNNNNNNNNNNNNNNNNNNNNNNNNNNNNNNNNNNNNNNNNNNNNNNNNNNNNNNNNNNNNNNNNNNNNNNNNNNNNNNNNNNNNNNNNNNNNNNNNNNNNNNNNNNNNNNNNNNNNNNNNNNNNNNNNNNNNNNNNNNNNNNNNNNNNNNNNNNNNNNNNNNNNNNNNNNNNNNNNNNNNNNNNNNNNNNNNNNNNNNNNNNNNNNNNNNNNNNNNNNNNNNNNNNNNNNNNNNNNNNNNNNNNNNNNNNNNNNNNNNNNNNNNNNNNNNNNNNNNNNNNNNNNNNNNNNNNNNNNNNNNNNNNNNNNNNNNNNNNNNNNNNNNNNNNNNNNNNNNNNNNNNNNNNNNNNNNNNNNNNNNNNNNNNNNNNNNNNNNNNNNNNNNNNNNNNNNNNNNNNNNNNNNNNNNNNNNNNNNNNNNNNNNNNNNNNNNNNNNNNNNNNNNNNNNNNNNNNNNNNNNNNNNNNNNNNNNNNNNNNNNNNNNNNNNNNNNNNNNNNNNNNNNNNNNNNNNNNNNNNNNNNNNNNNNNNNNNNNNNNNNNNNNNNNNNNNNNNNNNNNNNNNNNNNNNNNNNNNNNNNNNNNNNNNNNNNNNNNNNNNNNNNNNNNNNNNNNNNNNNNNNNNNNNNNNNNNNNNNNNNNNNNNNNNNNNNNNNNNNNNNNNNNNNNNNNNNNNNNNNNNNNNNNNNNNNNNNNNNNNNNNNNNNNNNNNNNNNNNNNNNNNNNNNNNNNNNNNNNNNNNNNNNNNNNNNNNNNNNNNNNNNNNNNNNNNNNNNNNNNNNNNNNNNNNNNNNNNNNNNNNNNNNNNNNNNNNNNNNNNNNNNNNNNNNNNNNNNNNNNNNNNNNNNNNNNNNNNNNNNNNNNNNNNNNNNNNNNNNNNNNNNNNNNNNNNNNNNNNNNNNNNNNNNNNNNNNNNNNNNNNNNNNNNNNNNNNNNNNNNNNNNNNNNNNNNNNNNNNNNNNNNNNNNNNNNNNNNNNNNNNNNNNNNNNNNNNNNNNNNNNNNNNNNNNNNNNNNNNNNNNNNNNNNNNNNNNNNNNNNNNNNNNNNNNNNNNNNNNNNNNNNNNNNNNNNNNNNNNNNNNNNNNNNNNNNNNNNNNNNNNNNNNNNNNNNNNNNNNNNNNNNNNNNNNNNNNNNNNNNNNNNNNNNNNNNNNNNNNNNNNNNNNNNNNNNNNNNNNNNNNNNNNNNNNNNNNNNNNNNNNNNNNNNNNNNNNNNNNNNNNNNNNNNNNNNNNNNNNNNNNNNNNNNNNNNNNNNNNNNNNNNNNNNNNNNNNNNNNNNNNNNNNNNNNNNNNNNNNNNNNNNNNNNNNNNNNNNNNNNNNNNNNNNNNNNNNNNNNNNNNNNNNNNNNNNNNNNNNNNNNNNNNNNNNNNNNNNNNNNNNNNNNNNNNNNNNNNNNNNNNNNNNNNNNNNNNNNNNNNNNNNNNNNNNNNNNNNNNNNNNNNNNNNNNNNNNNNNNNNNNNNNNNNNNNNNNNNNNNNNNNNNNNNNNNNNNNNNNNNNNNNNNNNNNNNNNNNNNNNNNNNNNNNNNNNNNNNNNNNNNNNNNNNNNNNNNNNNNNNNNNNNNNNNNNNNNNNNNNNNNNNNNNNNNNNNNNNNNNNNNNNNNNNNNNNNNNNNNNNNNNNNNNNNNNNNNNNNNNNNNNNNNNNNNNNNNNNNNNNNNNNNNNNNNNNNNNNNNNNNNNNNNNNNNNNNNNNNNNNNNNNNNNNNNNNNNNNNNNNNNNNNNNNNNNNNNNNNNNNNNNNNNNNNNNNNNNNNNNNNNNNNNNNNNNNNNNNNNNNNNNNNNNNNNNNNNNNNNNNNNNNNNNNNNNNNNNNNNNNNNNNNNNNNNNNNNNNNNNNNNNNNNNNNNNNNNNNNNNNNNNNNNNNNNNNNNNNNNNNNNNNNNNNNNNNNNNNNNNNNNNNNNNNNNNNNNNNNNNNNNNNNNNNNNNNNNNNNNNNNNNNNNNNNNNNNNNNNNNNNNNNNNNNNNNNNNNNNNNNNNNNNNNNNNNNNNNNNNNNNNNNNNNNNNNNNNNNNNNNNNNNNNNNNNNNNNNNNNNNNNNNNNNNNNNNNNNNNNNNNNNNNNNNNNNNNNNNNNNNNNNNNNNNNNNNNNNNNNNNNNNNNNNNNNNNNNNNNNNNNNNNNNNNNNNNNNNNNNNNNNNNNNNNNNNNNNNNNNNNNNNNNNNNNNNNNNNNNNNNNNNNNNNNNNNNNNNNNNNNNNNNNNNNNNNNNNNNNNNNNNNNNNNNNNNNNNNNNNNNNNNNNNNNNNNNNNNNNNNNNNNNNNNNNNNNNNNNNNNNNNNNNNNNNNNNNNNNNNNNNNNNNNNNNNNNNNNNNNNNNNNNNNNNNNNNNNNNNNNNNNNNNNNNNNNNNNNNNNNNNNNNNNNNNNNNNNNNNNNNNNNNNNNNNNNNNNNNNNNNNNNNNNNNNNNNNNNNNNNNNNNNNNNNNNNNNNNNNNNNNNNNNNNNNNNNNNNNNNNNNNNNNNNNNNNNNNNNNNNNNNNNNNNNNNNNNNNNNNNNNNNNNNNNNNNNNNNNNNNNNNNNNNNNNNNNNNNNNNNNNNNNNNNNNNNNNNNNNNNNNNNNNNNNNNNNNNNNNNNNNNNNNNNNNNNNNNNNNNNNNNNNNNNNNNNNNNNNNNNNNNNNNNNNNNNNNNNNNNNNNNNNNNNNNNNNNNNNNNNNNNNNNNNNNNNNNNNNNNNNNNNNNNNNNNNNNNNNNNNNNNNNNNNNNNNNNNNNNNNNNNNNNNNNNNNNNNNNNNNNNNNNNNNNNNNNNNNNNNNNNNNNNNNNNNNNNNNNNNNNNNNNNNNNNNNNNNNNNNNNNNNNNNNNNNNNNNNNNNNNNNNNNNNNNNNNNNNNNNNNNNNNNNNNNNNNNNNNNNNNNNNNNNNNNNNNNNNNNNNNNNNNNNNNNNNNNNNNNNNNNNNNNNNNNNNNNNNNNNNNNNNNNNNNNNNNNNNNNNNNNNNNNNNNNNNNNNNNNNNNNNNNNNNNNNNNNNNNNNNNNNNNNNNNNNNNNNNNNNNNNNNNNNNNNNNNNNNNNNNNNNNNNNNNNNNNNNNNNNNNNNNNNNNNNNNNNNNNNNNNNNNNNNNNNNNNNNNNNNNNNNNNNNNNNNNNNNNNNNNNNNNNNNNNNNNNNNNNNNNNNNNNNNNNNNNNNNNNNNNNNNNNNNNNNNNNNNNNNNNNNNNNNNNNNNNNNNNNNNNNNNNNNNNNNNNNNNNNNNNNNNNNNNNNNNNNNNNNNNNNNNNNNNNNNNNNNNNNNNNNNNNNNNNNNNNNNNNNNNNNNNNNNNNNNNNNNCCAGTTCACCTGGCTTTGTCCCGAGTCTCGGGATATTTGGTGTTTCTCTGAagtccccagctccaggaggccTGTGAGTCCATCAAAGGCTCTGCTTTCATTCAAAAAATTATACAGGCCGTTTCTAGCCATCAGTGCTTGCAAATGGGCCTAAAAGCTCAAAACCTGGCAGGAAAGAAACCAGAACCCACCAGTGAGTCCTTTGAGAAACCTTGTAACTCCCAACagtcctagattccaaggccagaaggaaccattgtgaccatctagtctgccccccgcccccgtaTAGCACAGGCCCTAGGACTCGCCTGCATTAATTAGTTAATAGAGCAGGTCTTGGGAGAATCTCACTCACACTATTAACAAATGGTGCCTTGTTTCGTGTCTCAATTTGTCTCGCTTCATCTCCCAGCTGGTTCTGCGTGCCTGTGGCTGGCCAGGGCTGCGTCAGTCTCTAGCGATGGGTGAGGACAGCCAGACAACTAAAATCCCAGCATGGCAACGCACACCCACCTAACAACACCTCAATCAAACCCCGAGGGGTCTCCAGCTCCGTGGCTACGTTGCCAAAGAGAATGATGGTGCTGGGAAATGCAGAGCACCAAACGCAAACGCACATTTCTTTGGTGCATCTACACACCAATATCCCCCTAGTGTTTATGCTCGAGAACAGTAAGAAGCCAAAGCAGCAGATACTTTCGCAGAGGTTGAGGCCAGAAGGAATGATTAGATCAGCTACCCTGGCCTCCTGAATAGAATGGGCCACCAGCCCGCCCTCTGTTGAGCCCAACCACTCCAGTTCAGCTAAAGCATTTCAGCCCCCAGGAGACTAAGCtgctgtgtgccacaggcagagaacaggagagaccaaggtgccaccaatgccccGCCGGGCCCCCGGCGACATGATGAGGCGTGCCCAGATGATACCTGCAGGGGAGCCACACCCCTTTGCCAGTCTGCCCTGGGGGAAGGGTTCGTCCTAATCTCAAACCTGGTGATTGGGGAGACCCCGAGCACGGGAGCAAGACCCAGGCAGGCAGCGGTGGGATGTCGAGTGGAAGGGAAAGTGCTGGGGAGCAGTGATGGAAAGGGCAGCAAATAACCCTGGGGCAGTATGGGGGTGAGGAGCAGTGTGGAGGCCCCTCTGCCCAGCTGCAGCGTGAGCCCCCCTTACAATACTGGATTCCAGGCTGGGCCCCTCGTTACTGGAAAGCTTTGGGTAAAGTGGAGGCAGGTCAAAGGAGAGCTCAAGAGGGAGAGGCCCGTACCTGAGGGGGTTGTGCTGTGCGCCTTGCCCTGGCACTGGGCCAAAGGGCACTGGTGCTGCGTGCTGGGTATGTGAGCACAGGCCAGGCGTACCCGGGAGGtcagggcaaggggtgggggggttggaaaCACAAAGGAACTGGCACCTCGTTAGGGTGAAATTGGGCCTGCGATTCTCCCTTCTGGGCCCCCGCCTAATGGGGCAGGGTTCGGAGCCTGGGGGTCTGCACGTgggctggatgggggaggggatctgaGGCAGGTTGTGAGCAGGCGGGGGTGGGATTGGGTGTTCGTGGTGGTCCCTCCCCCGAGGGCAGGCATggaccttctcccccacccttgggGCAGCGCTGGGCTGGCCAAGCCAATGGCAGTCCCTGTCCCCTGAGCACCAGTCATCACCCAAACATGACCTCCTGGGGGCcaggccccccagctctgctccctgtgCCCAGAGACTCCAGACACCATAGAGAAAGGCACCGCTagctagtggtcagagcagggagggctgggagccagaactaTTGGCCCCAGCCCACCTTAGCTAATGCTCTGCAGTTAGATCTGGGCTTTTCCTCCCCTTCCAGTGCCACACGGGTGCTGGGTGCTTCTGGGTGCCAGTCAACAGCTGCCATCTTGTTCCCTGCACCTACGGCCCCAGCCAGGGGATGCTTGCAGGACACTGAACCAAAGCCAGGGCCAGCCCCGAAGGGCTGAGACCGACCCAGCCAACTCTGCGGTGAGGCACGTGGTATTTGGAGCTTCTcatgccccagctcctggagtcaggggaaCTGCAGGGTTGACAGGAGACTTGCAGCTTCTGGTTAAAAAGCAACGGCTGGTTCTAGCCCTTCTGGTTGGAGAGAGAAGCTGGAGGACAAGCCCCCTAAAGGTTaagagacacccccccacccccattagctTTAGGCGCACATGCCTTGCAATTGTTTCAGCAGTATACTGAAGGTATCATagcaccagctcctcctccccagcaaggtttgaactcacaCCCTTCAACCCCGCTGCACATGAGCAAAAGGAGCAGCTCCATTAAGTTGGCAGCAGCGCAGCAGCAGTTGCAGGCTATTATACTGTCTATGGCATTTTACCCTCCCCCACGCCCCAGTCGGGGGTGCAAACTCACCCTGGGAAACTTCTCTAGCAGAGAGGCCGTGAATGGGCCTGCTCCTTAGCGGAGGGGCTCCATGGGGCTGGGCCGGCTGACGCTGGCTGGGAGGTGGCCCAGGCCCATGGAGGGattgggccggggggggggctttgtAGATGACTGGAGGGTTCCGTGCccaaggggcagcatgggagcgAGCAGCAGAGGGGCATGCAATGGAGATGGCCATTGGCAGAGCAAAGGCGGGGCTGACGAGACGCGATCAGAGCAGGGCTGAAGGGGCAGAGCCTGAGAGGGAAGGACGAGGAGAGTTGGGCACCAAACAGCTAGTGGAGATCATAACCCCCGCCTCGGACCCGCACGACACAGGCTTGCATTGGGGCAGcgcagcagggagccctggggggcGGGCGAACAAGGGGTTGAGCGCCACTCAGGATTGTTGGGGAGGGTGGGCGGGCACAGCTGGAGTGAGTGTGTTGCGACTGGCAGCACAAGGGGTGGCAGGGCTGGCTGTGGAGGGAGAAGGCAAGCCGAAGGCTGCAGCACCCGGGGGTGAGGCAGGTAGGTGGgcagtgggatggggggggcgcGTTGGCAGCAACAGCCACACTAGCTggcctgggggaggcagggaggccaAGATCCAAGCAGGCGGGATGAGGCTCCTCGCACCTCGCCGGGGctggcagctgctccctgccttGCCCAATCCTGGGTGCCCGTTGCTGGCACCCCAGAGGTCCCTCAGCCAGCGCTACCCACTTGGAGCCGAGCTCTTCCCTTCATTTGGGGGCTGAACCCCCTTTACAGGACTCTCCTGCTCTGGCCTTGACACCCTGTTGGTGCCGGACACCATGGCGAGGGTCCCCTAGAAATCCCAGCATGAGgcagggccctgatcccagcAGGCAGGGACCCGGGCAAATCCCCTTGAATAGCTCGTGGGCACAGCCGTAGTCGCCTGACTCCATGTGATCTGCTGGGCCCTAGCCACGGTTCGGTGCGAAGCCCTGTCCTGCATCACCAGCCGGGGGTGAGCACTGCCATAGGGCAGGGGCACTGGCTGGGCAGAGGCTGGATTAGCAACCCACCGAGTGCCTGGAAATTAACTAAAATTAGCTaaaatgttgggggtgggggggcaggaggggctgtgcCCGGCTGGGGCCTTCACTCTGTGCCCAGGGGGAGGGAACAGAACCTGCTTGCTTTGCCTTGGGAGAcgggggaggcagaggcagcgcTCTGGGGTGAGATGGGGGATGCCCCACCTACAGCCACTGTCCAGGCTCTGAGAGGGGGTCTGGGAGGTTGTGACCCCCCAACACTGGGTGGGCTGGGGGGTCTCCCAGTTCAGTTGTGGCGCAGATTGCTCTGATGGCTTCAGTGGCTGTTGTGTGGAGGGGCCTTGGTCCAGgtaagggagggagggtggaggatgAGGCCCTGGTGGGAGATGGCCTGGGGAGGGTCTGAAGCCTTACAGGGGTTGTAtccttgctgggggagggggagctgctgctgggatggGGCTGACTCTCCATCTCAGGCTGTGGGCTAGGTCCCTGCTGGAGTCCCTTGTGGGCCTGTGAGCACCCCCTAGTGCTGGTGACGGTGCCTGAGCTCCGCAGAGGGGCTGAATGTcggggcctggggctccaggggGTGCTGTACAGGAGACATTCTCGGGGGGcagcctgtgcccaggggcagGGTCTCACAGCAGGAAGGCTGGGGGCAGTGTGTCACTGGGGGAcatctctcccccacaccccatctcacccgccccctcctcttccctcacaGTCGGCCTCCCCAGAGCAGGAAGGCTTCTTCAACCTGCTGACCCACGTGCAGGGCGGGCGCATGGACGAGCAGCGCTGTAACATCCAGATCGTGCATGGCAAGAGCGGTGCTGACCCGGAGAAGCGTGAGTCCTGgcggggagctggggcaggggggggttAGAGCCAGAGGTCACAGCTTCCGTCCCTATGCCTGCCCACTCGCCCAGCAGCAGACGTGGCTATGGGGGTGGGAATAGGTTCAGCAAGGACTGCTCATCTCTAGGGGCTTGACTACACTTGCAAGTTATACTGCAATAAAGCCTCCCAGAGCACTCTGCCTTACTCTCCATCCACACTGGCCAGGCACGGAGAGCGCTCggactccctggctggagcgctcctggtacccCACCTTGGCCAGAGGATTAATGTCTGATGCGTATTGGGTGAGACGCCCCAGCGTCAGTGTGGACGAGgagttgcattactgcgctctgattgaCCTCCAGAAAGGCCCagaatccccttaagtcaagtggccgcTCCTGTCATTGTTGTGAACTGGGCTGcgggaatgcggaagtgccgtttctgacagccggctgcgtCTCTGCTTCTCTGATccgtgagtgagagagaggcggagggggaggggggtctgacCTTACAAGATAGTGTGCTGACACACACTTAGCACCCCACaatcccaccctctccccccacatacacacaacacactcccacactcccccccccaccctccgcatttgaaaagcacgttgcagccacttgaaccctgggatagctgcccacaatgcaccgctcccaatgcctctgcaagtgccgcaaatgtggccacgccagtgcgcttgaagctgtcaatgtggacagactgcggcgcgttccctactgtgctctccgaaggctggtttaacccaaagcgctccacatctgcaagtgtagctaaGCCCTAGGACAACATGGGTCCCTGAAGGGGGGGatggcctgtggaactccctgaTACAGGAAACTGAGGAATCCAGCACTGGGGCTTGAAAACTTTAGTCCCAATGAGAGCCCTGTGTGATTCTGCCAACCTGGGGCTGGGCATGCCACCTGCTGCAGGTCAGCAAGGAACTGCCAGCCCCACGGGCACCATTACACAAGTGGCCAGGTGCATTCTGGGAAGTTTACTCTGTAAGTGTAGGGGTGGGACTGCAGGCCTGGAGGGGCATTGTCGGAGTTGTTgtggtggcaggcaggaggcagtgTTGGAGGGCCCCATGGCCATGTCCTGAAAGGGAGGGAAATGGGCCCAGCATCATGGCCTCCTCTGGGAGCTGCCCAACCTTTCCCTCACACCTGCATCTGCCCCGCCCACAGAggacagccccagccccccgccGGAGATGGACAGTTTCCTGGATATGCTGGCACACACGCAGAGCCGGCGGATGGACGACCAGCGCGTCAGCTTCAACTACCTCCCAGGCTTCCAGAACACCGACCGCAACGCCCCCAGCAAGCCGGCCTCTGGGCCCACCAAGGTGAGAGCAGGGCAGCTGTGCGGGGATAGGGGAGCTCTCTGCCTGCGTGTGCCCCGCGGCACCATGGGCAGGCACTGGGGCTGTGCACCTCACCAGCTAAGCCACGGGCAGGGCAGCATGGAGGGAGGGACTCAGGGCATTGCCTGGGTAAAGGGAGCAAAGCCATTGGGTGTGGCAGTGCCAGGAACGCCCCTAGGGCGCCATATTGCACATGTAGTCCTGAGGGCATCCAGGAGGGGGCAGTGTTGGTGTTAGAGCGTCGTATGACAGGAGAGGACAGCGAGGGGAGTGCacagcagggtgggggcagccccATGTGGGAGGCCCCGCAGAACTGAACTATGATTTCACCACTCACAGCTAAGGTCCTcccattccccccgccccacgcCCTGTGGGACTAGCCCCTGGGCCAGGCCACACAGGGTCAGGATGTACCAGGTCTGGCCCAGACGAGCGAGAGAACCAGGCTCCGCTGCCCGCCGGCGCTGGGAGCCCACCCAGGCTGAGGGAGCTAGAGGGGTGAGCGGAGCCAAAATCCCCCACGCTGAGTGCCTGTCTCCTCTCCTGGCCCCATCCCGCCTGTGCAGTCCCCAGCCCCGGGGCTCCTCGCCCTGGTAGGGGGCTCTCCTCCACCCCGATTCAGCAACGCGGGGACTGAAAGGACCCGGCTCCCTGGGcgatggggcctgatccaaagccccccAGAGGGGAGCCAGTGCGCGGTGCCCATTGGCTCCACTGGGTgtcaggctcagggccccagtgCCAG
Proteins encoded in this region:
- the PCP2 gene encoding Purkinje cell protein 2 homolog — encoded protein: MELLKRSRPGGLRRPRGQLLCSLRVLALPGRRYQSLPTTFLDDQDASARYAKASAIRAPPQSASPEQEGFFNLLTHVQGGRMDEQRCNIQIVHGKSGADPEKQDSPSPPPEMDSFLDMLAHTQSRRMDDQRVSFNYLPGFQNTDRNAPSKPASGPTKK